The following are encoded in a window of Mycobacterium vicinigordonae genomic DNA:
- a CDS encoding ESX secretion-associated protein EspG: protein MSGPLASGRAGLYDDVVGVEVTIDGMLVIADRLQLVDFPVALGIRPNIPQEDLRDVVWEQVQRDLTGQGVLDHHGMPHPGVATMVDTISRADRTLECRWWRRDKGVMVRFVVCRKGETHVVAARDDDMLVLQLVAPQVGLAGMLTTVLGPADPANVEPLTGLASELAECTTAAQLTRHGVTPAQARIYSEIVSNPASWVEIVASQRHSGGTNTTTSAAAGVLDSKHGRLVSLPRRVGGELYGSFLPGTQQNLQRALDSLLELLPAGSWFDHAEASARG from the coding sequence ATGTCCGGTCCGCTCGCTTCCGGTCGCGCGGGCCTTTACGACGACGTGGTCGGGGTCGAGGTGACCATCGACGGCATGCTGGTGATCGCCGACCGACTGCAGCTTGTCGATTTCCCCGTCGCACTCGGGATCCGGCCCAACATCCCGCAAGAGGACCTGCGTGACGTCGTCTGGGAACAGGTCCAACGCGATCTCACCGGGCAGGGCGTGCTGGACCACCACGGCATGCCGCATCCCGGTGTCGCCACGATGGTCGACACGATCAGCCGGGCCGATCGCACCCTGGAGTGTCGATGGTGGCGCCGCGACAAGGGCGTGATGGTGCGATTCGTGGTGTGCCGCAAAGGCGAAACGCATGTTGTCGCTGCACGCGATGACGACATGCTGGTGCTGCAGCTCGTCGCTCCCCAGGTCGGTCTGGCGGGCATGCTCACCACGGTGCTGGGCCCGGCCGATCCGGCCAACGTCGAACCGTTGACGGGTCTGGCTAGCGAATTGGCCGAGTGCACAACAGCCGCGCAGCTGACACGGCACGGCGTCACCCCTGCCCAGGCCCGCATCTACAGCGAGATCGTCAGCAACCCGGCCAGTTGGGTGGAGATCGTGGCCAGTCAACGCCATTCCGGCGGCACTAACACCACCACATCAGCGGCCGCCGGTGTGCTCGACTCCAAGCACGGCCGGCTGGTGTCGTTGCCGCGCCGCGTCGGTGGCGAGCTGTACGGAAGTTTTCTGCCCGGCACGCAACAGAATCTGCAGCGGGCCCTGGACAGCCTGCTGGAACTGTTGCCCGCCGGCTCTTGGTTTGACCACGCGGAAGCCTCCGCACGAGGCTGA
- a CDS encoding DUF2694 domain-containing protein, with amino-acid sequence MDLPGNDYDTDDLGALDFSGPNAAEESALDALGDYAPPVESPESGYGGTGLDALAGLTEHEEEPELALFTVTNPQGSVSVTALMDGRVQHITVTDKASSMSESALSEEIFVIADLARQKARAAQHTFMVENMSEMTGERDAQNTLLHEFVGMTLNLPTPEEAAAREAEVFAARYDVDYTARYNGDQ; translated from the coding sequence GTGGATCTGCCCGGGAACGACTACGACACCGACGATCTCGGCGCGCTGGACTTCTCCGGCCCCAACGCCGCCGAAGAATCGGCTCTCGACGCCCTCGGTGATTACGCGCCGCCCGTCGAGAGCCCCGAATCCGGTTACGGCGGAACGGGTCTGGACGCTCTGGCCGGTCTGACGGAGCACGAAGAGGAACCTGAGCTGGCATTGTTCACCGTGACCAACCCACAGGGTTCGGTGTCGGTGACGGCGCTCATGGACGGCCGCGTGCAGCACATCACGGTGACCGACAAAGCATCGAGCATGTCCGAGTCCGCGCTGTCCGAAGAGATCTTCGTGATCGCCGACCTAGCCCGGCAGAAGGCGCGCGCCGCCCAGCACACGTTCATGGTGGAGAACATGAGCGAGATGACCGGCGAGCGCGACGCGCAGAACACCCTGCTACACGAATTCGTCGGGATGACGCTGAATCTGCCCACCCCCGAAGAGGCGGCGGCCCGCGAGGCCGAGGTATTCGCCGCCCGCTACGACGTGGACTACACCGCCCGGTACAACGGTGATCAATGA
- the eccA gene encoding type VII secretion AAA-ATPase EccA — translation MTDRLAGLFDSAVSMLPLSEARSLDLFTEITNYDESACDAWVGRIRCGDTDRVTLFRAWYSRRNFGQLSGSAQISMSAVNARVPIGGLYGDITYPVTSPLAVTMGFAASEAAQGNYADAIEAIDASAVAGSEHLVSWLKAVIYGAAERWTDVIDEVKGAGKWPDKFLTGAAGVAHGVAAANLGLFTEAERRLTEANDSPAGEACARAIAWFLALARRSQGNEEAAVALLEWLQTTHPDPKVAAALKDPAYRLKTTTAEQISSRSDPWDPGSVVTDNSGRERLLEQAQAELDRQIGLSRVKTQIERYRAATLMARVRAAKGMKVAQPSKHMIFAGPPGTGKTTIARVVANILAGLGVISEPKLVETSRKDFVAEYEGQSAVKTAKTIDHALGGVLFIDEAYALVQERDGRTDPFGQEALDTLLARMENDRDRLVVIIAGYSSDIDRLLETNEGLRSRFATRIEFDTYSPDELLEIAKVLANANDSALSAEAADEFLEAAKVLHDRTLRGRPALDIAGNGRYARQLVEAAEQCRDMRLAQGLDIESLDVDRLQEINGADMAEAIAAVHAHLNTRE, via the coding sequence ATGACTGATCGCCTCGCCGGTCTGTTCGACAGTGCCGTCAGCATGCTGCCGTTGTCGGAGGCACGGTCGCTGGACTTGTTCACCGAGATCACCAACTACGACGAGTCCGCGTGCGATGCCTGGGTGGGCCGCATCCGGTGCGGCGACACCGACCGGGTGACCCTGTTCCGGGCCTGGTATTCGCGCCGCAACTTCGGCCAACTTTCGGGATCCGCGCAGATCTCGATGAGCGCCGTGAACGCGCGGGTACCCATCGGGGGGCTGTACGGCGACATCACCTATCCGGTGACATCTCCGCTCGCGGTCACCATGGGGTTCGCTGCGTCCGAAGCGGCACAAGGAAACTACGCCGACGCGATAGAGGCCATCGACGCCAGCGCGGTGGCCGGCTCCGAACATCTTGTGTCCTGGCTCAAGGCGGTGATCTACGGCGCCGCTGAACGCTGGACCGATGTGATCGACGAAGTCAAGGGCGCCGGGAAGTGGCCCGACAAGTTCCTCACCGGTGCTGCCGGTGTCGCGCATGGGGTCGCCGCGGCGAACCTGGGCCTGTTTACCGAGGCCGAGCGGCGACTCACCGAGGCCAACGACTCGCCCGCCGGCGAGGCGTGCGCGCGGGCCATTGCGTGGTTTCTGGCGCTGGCACGGCGCAGCCAGGGCAACGAAGAGGCGGCGGTAGCGCTGCTGGAATGGCTGCAGACCACCCACCCGGATCCTAAAGTCGCTGCGGCCCTGAAGGATCCGGCGTACCGGTTGAAGACGACGACGGCCGAGCAGATTTCGTCACGGTCCGATCCGTGGGACCCGGGCAGCGTGGTGACCGACAACTCCGGTCGCGAGCGACTGCTGGAGCAAGCCCAGGCCGAACTGGACCGCCAGATCGGTCTGTCCCGGGTCAAGACCCAGATCGAGCGGTATCGTGCGGCAACCCTGATGGCCCGGGTGCGCGCCGCCAAGGGCATGAAGGTGGCCCAACCCAGCAAGCACATGATCTTCGCCGGCCCGCCGGGCACCGGTAAGACGACGATCGCGCGGGTGGTGGCCAACATCCTCGCGGGGCTGGGCGTCATCTCCGAACCCAAGCTCGTCGAAACGTCGCGCAAGGATTTCGTCGCGGAGTACGAGGGGCAGTCGGCCGTCAAGACCGCAAAGACCATCGACCATGCCCTGGGCGGTGTGCTGTTCATCGACGAGGCGTATGCACTGGTTCAGGAACGGGATGGTCGCACCGACCCGTTCGGCCAGGAGGCACTGGACACCCTGCTGGCGCGAATGGAGAACGACCGCGACCGTCTGGTGGTGATCATCGCCGGTTACAGCAGCGACATCGACCGTCTGCTGGAGACCAACGAAGGGTTGCGGTCGCGCTTCGCCACCCGCATCGAATTCGACACCTACAGTCCCGACGAGCTGCTCGAGATCGCCAAAGTGCTCGCTAATGCTAATGACTCGGCGTTGAGCGCTGAGGCCGCCGATGAGTTCCTGGAGGCCGCCAAGGTACTGCACGATCGAACTCTGCGCGGCCGCCCAGCACTCGACATCGCCGGAAATGGCCGCTATGCAAGGCAATTGGTAGAAGCGGCCGAGCAATGCCGGGACATGCGGCTGGCGCAGGGCCTCGATATCGAGTCCTTGGATGTGGACCGACTACAGGAGATCAACGGCGCGGACATGGCCGAGGCAATCGCCGCGGTGCATGCACACCTCAACACGAGAGAGTAA
- the eccB gene encoding type VII secretion protein EccB — MGLRLTTKVQVSGWRFLLRRVEHAIVRRDTRMFDDPLQFYSRSVWLGVVIAVVILVGAGLLAYFKPQGKLGSTTLLTDRTTNELYVIVAGHMHPVYNLTSARLVLGNPANPAAVKSSELNKLSLGQTLGIPGAPYATPVSGGNNSVWTLCDTVSRADSAAPVIQTSVIAMPLQIDSTVDPVDSNEALLATYQGQQWIITEKGRHSIDLDDRALTSAMGIPINAKPVPISEGMFNALPSQGNWQLPPIPDAGAPNTLGLPEELVIGSVFQIHADKGPQYYVVLSDGIAMVNSTTAAALRATQSHGLVAPPAVMPSIVVRLPERVYPSPLPNEQLTILTRPDEPTLCWTWERAAGDQAPKQTILSGRHLPIAPSLMSTGIKQIQGTATIYIDGGKFVRLQSPDPRFGESMYYVDPAGVRYGVPNADSAKALGLSSPKTAPWEIIRLLVDGPVLSKDAAMLEHETLPADPAPRKVPAGTPGAPQ, encoded by the coding sequence ATGGGGCTTCGCCTGACCACCAAGGTTCAGGTCAGCGGCTGGCGCTTCCTGCTCCGCCGCGTCGAGCACGCGATCGTGCGCCGAGACACCCGCATGTTCGACGACCCGCTGCAGTTCTACAGCAGGTCGGTGTGGCTCGGCGTCGTGATCGCGGTGGTGATCCTGGTGGGTGCGGGCCTGCTGGCGTACTTCAAACCGCAGGGAAAGCTCGGCAGTACCACGCTGTTGACCGACCGGACCACCAACGAGCTGTACGTGATCGTCGCCGGGCACATGCACCCGGTCTACAACCTGACGTCGGCGCGTTTGGTGCTGGGCAACCCGGCCAACCCCGCCGCGGTGAAGTCCTCCGAACTGAACAAGCTGTCGCTGGGCCAGACGCTGGGGATTCCGGGCGCCCCCTACGCGACACCGGTGTCCGGCGGCAACAACTCGGTGTGGACGTTGTGCGACACCGTGTCCCGGGCCGACAGCGCCGCACCGGTGATCCAGACCTCGGTGATCGCGATGCCGCTGCAGATCGATTCCACCGTAGACCCGGTCGACTCGAACGAGGCGTTACTGGCGACCTACCAAGGCCAGCAGTGGATCATCACCGAAAAGGGCAGGCACTCAATCGATCTCGATGACCGCGCACTCACCTCTGCAATGGGGATTCCGATCAATGCCAAGCCCGTGCCCATCTCCGAGGGTATGTTCAACGCACTGCCCAGCCAGGGCAACTGGCAGCTGCCGCCCATCCCCGACGCAGGAGCGCCGAACACCCTTGGGCTACCCGAAGAATTGGTGATCGGTTCGGTGTTCCAGATCCACGCCGACAAGGGCCCGCAGTACTACGTGGTGTTGTCCGACGGCATCGCGATGGTGAACTCCACGACCGCAGCCGCACTGCGGGCCACCCAGTCCCACGGCCTGGTCGCTCCGCCCGCGGTGATGCCCAGCATCGTTGTCCGACTCCCCGAACGCGTCTATCCCTCACCGCTTCCAAACGAACAACTGACGATCCTGACCCGGCCCGACGAACCCACATTGTGCTGGACCTGGGAACGTGCAGCCGGCGATCAGGCACCCAAGCAGACCATCCTTTCGGGCCGTCATCTGCCGATTGCACCGTCGTTGATGAGCACCGGTATCAAGCAGATCCAGGGAACCGCGACCATCTACATCGACGGCGGCAAGTTCGTGCGACTCCAGTCGCCGGATCCGCGGTTCGGCGAATCGATGTACTACGTCGACCCCGCAGGGGTGCGCTACGGGGTGCCCAACGCCGACTCCGCCAAGGCCCTCGGGCTGAGTTCGCCGAAAACCGCGCCGTGGGAGATCATTCGGCTGCTGGTAGATGGTCCGGTGTTATCGAAGGACGCCGCGATGCTCGAGCACGAAACGCTGCCCGCCGACCCCGCACCGCGGAAAGTTCCGGCCGGTACTCCGGGAGCCCCTCAGTGA
- the eccCa gene encoding type VII secretion protein EccCa has translation MTTKKFTPTITRGPRLTPGEISLTPPDDLGIDIPPSGVQKALPYVMGGCMVGMIAIMLAGGTKQLSPYMLMMPLMMIMMMVGGMAGGTGGGGKKVPEINADRKEYLRYLAGLRGRVTASASSQVAFFAYHAPHPEDLLSIVGTQRQWSRPANSDFYAATRIGVGDQPAVDRLLKPAVGGELAASMAAPQPYLEPVSHMWVVKFLRTHGLIHDCPKLLQLRTFPTIALGGERPGADRLLTAMICHLAVFHPPDLLQIRVLTESPDDPDWSWLKWLPHVQHQTETDAAGPLRMIYTRPDGLADLAARGPHAPDTLPTGPHVVVVDLTGGKAGFPPDGRAGVTVITLGNHRGSAYRIRVAENGTADDRLPGQQFRLVVSAADGMSPEAATRLARKLAGWSITGTILDRTQRVQKKVASEWHQLVGAKSVEEVTPARWRMYTDTDRDRLKIPFGHELKTGNVMYLDIKEGAEFGAGPHGMLIGTTGSGKSEFLRTLILSLVAMTHPDQVNLLLTDFKGGSTFLGMEKLPHTAAVVTNMAEEAELVSRMGEVLTGELDRRQNILRQAGIQVGAAGALSGVAEYEKYRERGADLAPLPTLFVVVDEFAELLQSHPDFIGLFDRICRVGRSLRVHLLLATQSLQTGGVRIDKLEPNLTYRIALRTTSSHESKAVIGTPEAQYITNKESGVGFLRVGMEDPVKFSTFYIGGPYIPPAVVDTNGDSGRGGPQVSKQSVAIHQFTAAQVIEKASTS, from the coding sequence ATGACGACTAAGAAGTTCACCCCAACCATCACCCGAGGACCCCGGCTGACGCCTGGCGAGATCAGCCTTACCCCGCCCGATGACCTCGGTATCGACATCCCGCCGTCCGGTGTGCAGAAGGCGCTGCCCTACGTGATGGGTGGCTGCATGGTCGGCATGATCGCGATCATGCTGGCCGGCGGCACCAAGCAACTGTCGCCATACATGCTGATGATGCCGCTGATGATGATCATGATGATGGTCGGCGGCATGGCCGGCGGCACCGGTGGTGGCGGCAAGAAGGTGCCGGAGATCAACGCCGACCGCAAGGAATACCTGCGCTATCTGGCCGGGTTGCGCGGGCGCGTCACCGCCTCCGCCAGCTCGCAGGTGGCGTTCTTCGCCTATCACGCGCCACATCCCGAAGATCTGCTGTCCATCGTCGGCACCCAGCGGCAGTGGTCTCGGCCGGCCAACAGTGACTTCTATGCGGCAACCCGGATCGGGGTCGGGGATCAGCCAGCGGTGGACCGTCTGTTGAAGCCGGCCGTCGGCGGCGAACTGGCGGCTTCGATGGCCGCACCGCAGCCGTACCTGGAGCCGGTCAGCCACATGTGGGTGGTGAAGTTCCTGCGCACCCACGGCCTGATTCACGACTGTCCGAAACTGTTGCAGTTGCGCACCTTTCCGACCATCGCACTCGGCGGCGAGCGGCCGGGCGCAGACCGGTTGCTGACCGCCATGATCTGTCACTTGGCCGTCTTCCATCCGCCGGACCTGCTGCAGATCCGGGTACTGACCGAAAGCCCGGACGATCCCGACTGGTCCTGGCTCAAATGGCTTCCGCACGTTCAACATCAGACCGAGACTGATGCCGCCGGGCCGCTCCGGATGATCTACACCCGCCCGGACGGCCTGGCCGATCTCGCCGCGCGAGGCCCGCACGCCCCCGACACCTTGCCGACCGGGCCGCACGTCGTGGTGGTTGATCTGACCGGCGGCAAGGCCGGATTCCCACCCGATGGGCGCGCCGGGGTCACGGTGATCACACTGGGCAATCACCGCGGCTCGGCCTACCGAATCCGAGTCGCCGAGAACGGGACCGCCGACGACAGACTGCCCGGCCAGCAGTTCCGCCTGGTGGTCTCGGCTGCTGACGGCATGTCGCCCGAGGCGGCGACCCGGCTGGCCCGGAAGCTGGCCGGCTGGTCGATCACCGGGACCATCCTGGACCGCACACAGCGGGTGCAGAAGAAGGTGGCCAGCGAGTGGCACCAGCTGGTGGGCGCCAAGAGCGTCGAGGAAGTAACGCCGGCCCGCTGGAGGATGTACACCGACACCGACCGGGACCGGCTCAAGATTCCCTTCGGTCATGAACTCAAGACCGGCAACGTGATGTACCTCGACATTAAGGAGGGTGCCGAGTTCGGCGCCGGACCGCACGGCATGCTGATCGGTACCACCGGGTCGGGTAAGTCGGAGTTCCTGCGCACCCTGATCCTGTCGTTGGTCGCGATGACCCACCCCGATCAGGTGAACCTGCTGCTCACCGACTTCAAGGGCGGGTCGACGTTCCTCGGCATGGAGAAACTTCCGCACACCGCCGCCGTCGTCACCAACATGGCCGAGGAAGCCGAGCTGGTGAGCCGCATGGGCGAGGTGCTGACCGGCGAACTCGACCGCCGGCAGAACATCCTGCGGCAGGCCGGCATTCAGGTCGGTGCGGCCGGTGCGCTCTCCGGCGTCGCCGAGTACGAGAAATACCGCGAGCGCGGCGCCGATTTAGCCCCGCTGCCAACTCTTTTCGTGGTAGTCGACGAATTCGCCGAACTGCTGCAAAGCCATCCCGATTTCATCGGGCTATTCGACAGGATCTGCCGGGTGGGCCGTTCGCTGCGGGTGCACCTGCTGCTGGCCACCCAGTCGCTGCAAACCGGCGGAGTGCGCATCGACAAGCTGGAGCCCAACCTTACCTACCGAATCGCTCTGCGCACCACTAGCTCTCACGAGTCAAAGGCAGTCATCGGGACACCGGAAGCGCAGTACATCACCAACAAAGAGAGCGGTGTCGGGTTCCTGCGGGTCGGCATGGAGGATCCAGTGAAGTTCAGCACCTTCTACATCGGCGGCCCCTACATTCCGCCGGCGGTCGTAGACACCAACGGCGACAGCGGGCGCGGCGGCCCGCAGGTTTCCAAACAGTCCGTAGCGATTCACCAATTCACCGCCGCCCAGGTGATCGAGAAAGCGTCGACATCATGA
- the eccCb gene encoding type VII secretion protein EccCb, with protein MTETTETRALREVVLDQLGTGESRAYKMWLPPLADPTPVNELIARDRRRPLRFALGIMDEPRRHLQETWGVDVSGAGGNIGIGGAPQTGKSTLLQTLVMSAAATHSPRNVQFYCIDLGGGGLIYLENLPHVGGIANRSEPDKVYRVVAEMQSVMRQREQLFKEHRVGSIAMYRQLRDDPNQPVAADPYGDVFLIIDGWPGFVSEFSELEAPVQDLAAQGLAFGVHVIISTPRWTELKSRVRDYLGTKIEFRLGDVNETQIDRITREIPANRPGRAVSMEKHHLMIGVPRFDGVHGTDNLVEAMTAGVAQIAAQTTEKAPPVRVLPERIHLYELDPNPPGPDADYRTRWEIPIGLRETDLTPAYSHMHTNPHLLIFGAAKSGKTTIAHAIARAICARNSPQQVRFMLADYRSGLLDAVPQSHLLQAGAINRNSSSLDEAVQALAVNLKKRLPPTDLTTQQLRSRSWWSGFDVVLLVDDWHMIVGAASGMPPMAPLAPLLPAAADIGLHIIVTCQMSQAYKATMDKFVGAAFGSGAPTMFLSGEKQEFPSSEFKVKRRPPGQAFLVSPDGKEVIQAPYIEPPDELGE; from the coding sequence ATGACGGAGACCACGGAGACCCGGGCGTTGCGCGAAGTTGTGCTCGACCAGTTGGGCACCGGCGAATCCCGGGCGTACAAGATGTGGCTGCCACCACTGGCCGACCCGACGCCGGTGAACGAACTCATCGCGCGGGATCGGCGCCGCCCATTGCGATTTGCGCTCGGAATCATGGATGAGCCCCGGCGGCACCTGCAGGAGACCTGGGGCGTCGACGTGTCCGGTGCTGGCGGCAACATTGGTATCGGCGGTGCACCGCAGACCGGGAAGTCAACGCTGCTACAGACATTGGTGATGTCGGCCGCCGCCACCCACTCCCCCCGCAACGTGCAGTTCTACTGCATCGACCTCGGTGGTGGTGGTCTGATCTACCTGGAGAACCTGCCGCACGTCGGCGGCATCGCCAACCGTTCCGAACCCGACAAGGTCTACCGCGTGGTCGCCGAGATGCAGTCGGTGATGCGGCAACGTGAGCAGCTGTTCAAGGAACACCGGGTCGGGTCGATCGCGATGTACCGGCAGCTACGCGACGACCCGAACCAGCCCGTTGCGGCCGATCCCTACGGCGACGTGTTCCTGATCATCGACGGGTGGCCCGGTTTCGTCAGCGAGTTCTCCGAACTAGAAGCGCCGGTACAGGATCTGGCCGCACAGGGTCTGGCGTTCGGCGTGCACGTCATCATCTCCACACCGCGGTGGACGGAACTGAAGTCACGCGTGCGTGACTATCTGGGGACCAAGATCGAATTCCGGCTCGGCGACGTCAACGAAACCCAGATCGACCGGATCACCCGGGAGATCCCAGCGAACCGGCCGGGCCGCGCGGTGTCGATGGAGAAACACCACCTGATGATCGGGGTACCCAGGTTCGACGGCGTGCACGGCACCGACAACCTGGTGGAGGCGATGACCGCGGGAGTCGCCCAGATCGCGGCCCAGACCACCGAGAAGGCACCGCCCGTCCGGGTGCTGCCCGAGCGGATCCACCTCTACGAACTGGATCCCAACCCGCCCGGCCCCGACGCGGATTACCGCACCCGGTGGGAGATTCCGATCGGGTTGCGTGAGACGGACCTGACGCCGGCATACAGCCACATGCACACCAATCCGCACCTGCTGATCTTCGGGGCGGCGAAGTCGGGCAAGACCACCATCGCCCACGCGATCGCGCGTGCCATCTGCGCCCGCAACAGCCCCCAGCAGGTGCGCTTCATGCTGGCCGACTATCGCTCCGGCTTGCTCGACGCGGTGCCACAGTCACATCTGCTGCAGGCCGGTGCGATCAACCGCAACAGCTCCAGCCTGGACGAAGCGGTCCAGGCGCTGGCGGTGAACCTGAAGAAGCGGCTGCCCCCGACCGACCTGACGACGCAACAATTGCGTTCACGATCGTGGTGGAGTGGATTCGATGTGGTATTGCTCGTCGACGATTGGCACATGATCGTCGGCGCCGCCAGTGGCATGCCACCAATGGCGCCATTGGCCCCGTTGCTGCCGGCGGCCGCGGATATCGGATTGCACATCATTGTCACCTGCCAGATGAGCCAGGCCTACAAGGCGACGATGGACAAATTTGTGGGAGCCGCGTTCGGGTCGGGCGCACCGACGATGTTCCTCTCCGGTGAGAAGCAGGAGTTCCCATCTAGCGAATTCAAGGTCAAGCGTAGGCCGCCTGGCCAGGCATTTCTCGTCTCCCCTGACGGAAAGGAGGTGATCCAGGCGCCCTACATCGAGCCCCCGGACGAGCTCGGCGAATAA
- a CDS encoding PPE family protein → MLWHAMPPELNTARLMAGAGPAPMLAAATGWESLSAALDAQAVELTARLNSLGEAWTGGSSDKAISSALPMVTWLQTASTQAKTRGMQAAAQAAAYTQAMATTPSLPEIAMNHVTTAVLTATNFLGINTIPIALNEIDYFVRMWTQAAVAMDIYEAETLVNTMFEKIEPMAAILDPGISQSMASSPLMGMPTQLGALTPETVQATVGQVAELSGPMQQLAQPAQQMTSMFGQLGSGSGGTGTGLGDDEVQMGLLGASPLSNHPLAGGAGASVGAGLLRGEALPGAGGTLARTPLMTGLIDKPAGPAVLPAAAAGESATGGTAPVGTGAMGQGGASGAGTRATIAVPAAATEEHDEPEEDLWDDDDDW, encoded by the coding sequence ATGCTATGGCACGCAATGCCACCGGAGCTGAATACCGCTCGGCTGATGGCCGGCGCCGGTCCGGCCCCGATGCTGGCTGCCGCCACGGGATGGGAGTCGCTGTCCGCTGCCCTGGACGCTCAGGCCGTCGAACTGACCGCCCGGCTGAACTCGCTCGGCGAGGCCTGGACCGGAGGCAGCAGCGACAAGGCGATCTCTTCTGCACTTCCGATGGTGACCTGGCTGCAAACCGCCTCGACGCAAGCCAAGACTCGCGGCATGCAAGCCGCCGCGCAAGCCGCGGCCTACACGCAGGCGATGGCAACCACGCCGTCGTTACCCGAGATCGCGATGAACCACGTCACCACCGCGGTACTGACCGCCACCAACTTCCTTGGTATCAATACGATCCCGATCGCCCTGAACGAAATCGACTACTTCGTCCGCATGTGGACTCAGGCGGCCGTGGCGATGGACATCTACGAGGCCGAGACCTTGGTCAACACCATGTTCGAAAAGATCGAGCCAATGGCGGCGATCCTCGACCCCGGCATTAGTCAGAGCATGGCGTCGAGCCCGTTGATGGGGATGCCGACTCAACTGGGCGCATTGACCCCGGAAACCGTGCAGGCCACGGTCGGCCAGGTCGCCGAACTTAGCGGCCCCATGCAGCAGCTCGCCCAGCCGGCGCAGCAGATGACCTCGATGTTCGGCCAGCTGGGCAGTGGCTCGGGCGGCACCGGTACCGGACTGGGCGACGACGAAGTCCAGATGGGTCTACTGGGGGCCAGCCCGCTGTCAAACCACCCACTTGCGGGCGGCGCGGGCGCGAGTGTCGGCGCGGGATTGCTACGCGGGGAAGCACTTCCGGGCGCGGGCGGCACGCTGGCCCGCACACCGCTGATGACCGGCCTGATCGACAAGCCGGCCGGTCCAGCGGTGCTGCCGGCGGCGGCAGCAGGCGAATCCGCGACTGGCGGCACGGCCCCGGTCGGCACGGGCGCGATGGGTCAGGGTGGCGCATCCGGCGCCGGTACCAGGGCGACCATTGCCGTGCCTGCCGCAGCCACCGAGGAGCACGACGAACCAGAAGAAGACCTGTGGGATGACGATGACGACTGGTGA
- the esxB gene encoding type VII secretion system ESX-1 WXG100 family target CFP-10 yields the protein MAEMKTDAAALAQEAGNFERISGDLKTQIDQVESTAASLQGQWQGAAGQAAQAAVVRFQEAANKQKAELDEISTNIRQAGVQYQRADEEQQQALSSQMGF from the coding sequence ATGGCAGAGATGAAGACTGATGCCGCTGCCCTCGCGCAAGAGGCAGGTAACTTCGAGCGGATCTCGGGCGACCTGAAGACACAGATCGACCAGGTCGAGTCCACCGCAGCTTCGCTGCAGGGGCAGTGGCAGGGCGCTGCCGGTCAGGCCGCCCAAGCCGCCGTGGTGCGTTTCCAGGAAGCCGCCAACAAGCAAAAGGCCGAACTCGACGAGATCTCGACGAATATCCGTCAGGCCGGCGTCCAATACCAGCGTGCCGACGAGGAGCAGCAGCAAGCGCTGTCCTCGCAAATGGGCTTCTGA
- the esxA gene encoding type VII secretion system ESX-1 WXG100 family target ESAT-6, with the protein MTEQQWNFAGIEAAASTIQGNVTSIHSLLDEGKQSLTKLAAAWGGSGSEAYQGVQQKWDATAQDLNSALQNLARTISEAGQAMQSTEGNVTGMFA; encoded by the coding sequence ATGACAGAACAGCAGTGGAATTTCGCGGGCATCGAAGCCGCGGCCAGCACCATTCAGGGAAATGTGACCAGCATTCACTCCCTGCTCGACGAGGGCAAGCAATCCCTTACCAAGCTCGCCGCCGCGTGGGGCGGTAGCGGTTCGGAGGCCTACCAGGGCGTTCAGCAGAAGTGGGACGCCACCGCGCAGGACCTCAACAGCGCCCTGCAGAACCTGGCCCGGACTATCAGCGAGGCCGGCCAGGCCATGCAATCGACCGAGGGCAACGTGACGGGCATGTTCGCATAA